GCGCACGGCCACCGCGCCGAACACCCCCAGCGAATCGCTGGCTTCGCCGTACACTTCGGCCACGGCATCGGGCTTGCCGTAGCGAGACCATGCAACGGCTGTCGTCTCCATGCCGGGGGCGGCGTGTTCGGCGCGGGCAAGCACCGCCTGAAGGCTGAGCGGCTTACCGTCGACCGGGGTGACCTTCGCGGGCACCGCGCCGGTCATCTGCAAGAACTGCGGCGCCAACTTGTTCTCGAACGTCAGAACGTTGAACGCCATCATCAGCGGCAGGCTCAGGCACAGCAACGCGCCGGTCAGCGCAAAGACAATGTGAAACGGCAGGCTGAGCACGCCGATGGCATTGTGGGCGTCCTGCCAGAAACGCTTGAGGTTGCGTCCCGGGCGCAGCGCGAAGATGTCGCGCGTCACGCGCGGTAGATGGACGATCACGCCGGAGATGAGTGCCATGCCGTAAAACAGCGACACCACGCCCATCAGATACAGCCCGTAGGTCGGAATCGAGAGCGAATAGTGCAGCGCATTGACGGTGTTCGACAGACCCGGGCGAGCGTCGCCCGTGACCAGCGACGGTGCGCCTGCCTGCGCATTCCGGCGTAGCCGGGCCTGCATCCATTCGCCGTCAGGCTGTTGCCAATACGCAAACGGCACCGGCGAATGGCTGGGCAGCACGACTCCCATCTGCTCTCGCGCGGCCGGAAACTGCGCGCGCACCATTTCCGCGAGTTGCTCCGTCTGCGCGAGGGTGAGGGGCGCGTGGCGGGTGGCCGGTTGTTCCCAACGTTCGATTTCGTGATGGAATACGGTCAGCGCACCGCCGAGCATGGCGACGAACAGCGCGAAGCCGGCCACGATGCCGGCCCACGTATGGACGCTGAGGTATTGACGCAGAGTTTGAGCGCGCATCGCGGCGATCCTTACCAGACGGCGCGCGCGAGCAGCAGCGCGACCCAGGCGACAACGGTAGTGGCGCCAATGCCGATCCATGCGCGTGCCGCGGTGCGGCTCGCGTAGACAACGGCGAACAGGCCCAGCCATACCAGCGGGAAGAGGGCGATGACGGGAACGGCGGCCGTTTGCCAGCCAGCCGGCGTCATGTAGGCGATGGCACCGCATAGCGCCATGGCAGCGAAGAAACCGGGCACCAGACCCGCGAACGTTCTACTCCACATGGGCGTCTCCACGCAGCCAATGCCAGCCGCCAGCGGCGTACGGCCAGAAGAGCAGCCCGAAGCATAACGACATGAAGGCCGACGCGATGCCCGCCGACGGACCGGCGGCCATCCACCAGCAAATCAGGCTGACGACGGCGGCAACCAGCGCAAGCGTGCGCGCAGGCTGGGCGGCGAGGCGCCGGGCGAGCAACCGCTGATGTTCCGAGGTGAGATAGCAGGCCCCGCCTGCC
This is a stretch of genomic DNA from Pandoraea faecigallinarum. It encodes these proteins:
- a CDS encoding PepSY-associated TM helix domain-containing protein, whose protein sequence is MRAQTLRQYLSVHTWAGIVAGFALFVAMLGGALTVFHHEIERWEQPATRHAPLTLAQTEQLAEMVRAQFPAAREQMGVVLPSHSPVPFAYWQQPDGEWMQARLRRNAQAGAPSLVTGDARPGLSNTVNALHYSLSIPTYGLYLMGVVSLFYGMALISGVIVHLPRVTRDIFALRPGRNLKRFWQDAHNAIGVLSLPFHIVFALTGALLCLSLPLMMAFNVLTFENKLAPQFLQMTGAVPAKVTPVDGKPLSLQAVLARAEHAAPGMETTAVAWSRYGKPDAVAEVYGEASDSLGVFGAVAVRLNDGEIVGQHSPGVRDANHAVLSMIYGAHFGNFAGNVMRWVYFILGVMGAVLVYSGNLLWLESRRKRNAALQPANLRWMAKATAGVFLGTCLGIAVAFVGAVVAPDVTALSVFVVTLALSMLFAAMTAPAVAATGLLIATALACLAIPAADAMFTADHLVRTMADGDWVLAGVDLTALASTTIFALFARATWRRARLGDPNSVWAYPLAHVRRSPVGETANKTVDTDAHIDEALPEPPNPARS